CCATCCCGGGAATCATAAATAATCCTGCTTTCCGTTTCTTCCCCCGCCCCCGGGCTatggacagcagcagctcttatCAGCCTTGCCACCTGCCCGGCCGGGGCAGAGGCGGTGtcctggggaaggaaaggggtTGTgccagggaagagaggaaaaaaaaaaaaaaaaaaaaaaaaaaaaaaaaagaaaggaaaataagagaaaaggagaagaaaatagaGGGTTTTGCGGGCAGTGGGGCCGGGGAGGAAAGGGGCCTCGCTAAGGGGGAAAAGCCCGGGGGGGCCGAGGGCGCGGCGGCGATAAAGGCGTCCCGCCCGCCGGGAGGCAGCGCCAGCCGCCCtccgcccggggccgcgggctctgccctgccctgccctcgggtcccctccctccctccacccccagGGACGATGCAGAGGCACCGGGGCTGTGCAGCACCGaggggcgcggcggcggcggggacaTGAGCTCGGGGGGCGGCCGGCCCCCAgggccgctgctgctgctgctgctgctgctggcgctgccgcggtgcgcggggcggcggcggggtgagtgcggcgggcggcggcgctgTGAGCGGGAGGCGGGCGCCAGCCCTACCGCGGCGTCCAGCGCCCGGCGGTGGTGGCCCGACAGCCCTTGCTGGTGGGGGGAAAAGCAGCCCATGGTGGCGGAGCATCCCgtggtggtggtgttgggaGCAGCTCATGCTAGTTTGCATGTCCAAGTATCCCATGGTGATGGTGGCGGAACATCccgtggtggtggtggtggtacTTGCGGCTTTGGTGGCGGAGGCAGCGGTGTGAGTGCTGCTCTTGGCGCTGGCTGGTGTGTCTCCTCGACACCTGCTGACGGCAGGTGGTGGCAGAGACCTCGTGTCCTGCCGGGCTGAGAGGGCCTTGCCACAGCCAGCTGCGACTGAGGGAGCACACGGGTAGGACCAAAACAGTGAGGCGACTTTAGTGCTGGCATGATAAACTGTGTGTTGTGAAGGACAAATAAGTCATAAAATTTCAGCTGCAGTAGTAGGGGGAGGCAGGCATTGGAaacatgtttggtttttttggtggtttttttttttttttttggtttggttttgttttgttttttggggtttttttgtttgtttgtttgtttgttggttggttggttggtttggttttttttaatctcttgaAGCAGCAATCTGAGGAAGATACTCCCATGTCTTATCAGAAGATTGAGGTATCTGAGAAAGTTCTCTCTGTGGCTGTCtataaagttaattttctgctctgtgttggCTGCCATTGTATGCTgacagtttttgttttctgttcttatcAGAAacacctccccccccccccccccccaagtATGTACAAGCATGGATAACTAGGAGTAGGAATCTAAGATGCTTCCCACAGCCTTAAGACACTCATAATGCACTGTGGCTAAAACTGAAACCCAGTGCATGTGGAAGGGCAGTTTTATCACAGTGATAAATTTGATGCATAAAAATATTCTAGTGTGTTcagctgccttttccttccagttATGGTTATGTATGTAGACACTGAAGAGCAGTCAAAATTTTGTCAGAGATGCTAATTATAGAGTGATGTTAGTATCCTTATTAATTTCAGCTATCttagaaaagtgaaaaattccATACTTCTGTGTCAAGGACCATGAGACACCAGCTTGTGCAGTATTagttctttcttttaaaatgtataaaggTGTTAGCATATGCATGCTTTCTCTACATTAAATTAATCCGTTCTGACCTTTGTCATTTGGAAAGTGAGGGTGTGATTATGTGTGATAACAAAAAgagcttattaaaaaaaaaaaaaaaaaaaaaaaaaaaaaagaggaaagtgaACATAATACCCTGAAAGTATGAATAAAAAGAAGAGaacaaatttatattttgttcTAATTTCATGTATATTTACAGCGCTGTCAAATTATAGTAAATTAGATTGTGTGCTTCTCAACCACTTTCAATAtgaattaatttctaaaattacCTCACTGTAAGTCATTTTACTCCTGGCAGCATTCACAACATTTTtatgaataatatttttacCATATTGACATGATACAAATAGATTGATAAGTATCCCAAATGTGTATgtgtaaataatagaaaaaaccacaacaaaacagaggaaacagaaattaaaacaaaagataaaCAAACACATatggaaaaaagaataatattgCATAGGGCTACTTACTATATACACCTTCTAAACCTTAGTTTTTTAATACAATATCTGTGGTTTTCCTACAAGTTTCAAAATGAGGTGGGGGGAGTTAGTGGTCTATTCTATGTGTTTTAGTCTGGATTTTATCTCCATTTTGAACTCTGTGCTGGTTATCCTACCATGCCACTTGTAAGATACTTCAAAAGAAGTAATTGTGGTTTTTTGTCGTTACAGCAATTGTGAACAGATCCATTCCTGATGTGTGTGCAACTTGTCACATTCATGCAACATGTCAGCAAAGTGGAGGAAAAAGTGTTTGTATCTGCAATTATGGATTTGTAGGCAATGGAAGAACCCATTGTCAAGGTAGGCTGCCTGTTTATAGAACAGAAAGAAACTGTAAATTCCTAAAATATTCTTTCTCAAGTAATTTTAATGAATTCTTTGAAGCGTGCAAAAAACTTTGTCATTTTCTGGTAGAATTTCcattagaaatatatatatttgggtTATTTTTCCTCACCAAAAGACTTCTACATATTCAGAAGTGTTATTTAACATTTTGTTACTGTGGCTGATATTGTCTTTCTAAGACAATATGTGCATCAAGAATAGTGTCAAATGCTGTGTCTCAGTGTCTGTAATAGCCTACCAGAGCTCAAAGGGGGTCATCCTTCACCAGTGATCTCCTCCTCGCCATCTCTTACCCTTCTTTCACAAagcactggcagctgctggatcctgcacagagctcaggtATCTCATAGCAGGAAAAACATGGAATCGTAGAATGCTTCAAGTTGGGAGGGACCCTATAAACCACACAGTTCCAACCCCCTTTGGCATAGCCAGGGACAACTTCCACAAGACCAAGTTGATTAGAGCTCCttccaaactggccttgaacattttcAGGGATGAGGCactggggcatccacaacttctctggacaacctctTCCAATGCCTTCCTATGCTCACAATGATGAATTTCTTCATAATACCAAATCTAAATCCATCCTCTCTCAGTTTAAAGcaattcccccttgtcctagCACTACAGGATGTTGTCCACAGTCCCTCTCCTGCTTTCTTGGAAGTcctctttaggtactggaaggccatAATAAGGACTCCTCAGAGCTTTCACTTTTCTAGACTGAGGAACCTCCAACCCCTTCAGCCAGCCCACAATAATGTTCATGAACTCCATTGGACTTGCCCCAGCAAGTCAATGTCCTTCTTATGTtgggcaccccagggctggatgcagggctccaggtggggtctcaccagagcagagcagaggggcagaatcccctccctcccctgctgcccaccctgctttgggtgcagcccaggacacctttggctttctgggctgggagtggcTTTctggctgggtcatgtccagcctctcatccaccagcaacCCCCAGTCCTTCTGGACAGGGCTGCTCTTGATCCATTCTCTACCCAGACCGTAgctgtgcttgggattgccccCACCCAGGTGTTCCATGAAGTGCTATAATCAGTGTGTGCCATAAGGAAGTGTAGAAGGAGAGATCAGGGCTCTCTGGTTTCAACAGCTCTTAGACTCATAGATCAGTTTAAGCTGTGTCACGAAACTGTATTCACATTCTCTTCCGGGAACAACAATTTCTGTTGCTCTCCAGCTTACTAGCAGTGTTTACATCCCATATTATTTATAAAGGAAATCAGTAAGGAGAAGTCTGGTTACTTGCGCATGAGTGAGGAGGTGAGGATACCCCCCCACTTTTCTTAACCTCTCTCTGATGTTTTTTGAATGTACTGACAGATAAAGATGAATGCCAGATTGGAGCCAGCAAGATCTGTGGAAATCATACACTGTGTCATAATACACATGGAAGTTTTTACTGTGTTTGCCTAGATGGATACCGAGCCTCCAACAACAACAAGACATTTATTCCCAATGATGGCACCAACTGTACAGGTAGACATCACAAAGAATGCTGAGCATGATAAATCCAGAACTTAATTTGCTACTgcacaatatatatatatttaatattttttcccatttctgtaGAGCTTCTTTTCTGCCACTATGACAGAGAACTTTTAGTTGTCAATGTGCTTGTTTGATGTCCAGGTTCCTAATGGCTATgaagtaatttcattttgaacTCTGCTATGTTACAAATCACTGCTTCACAGTTTCATTCAAGCAATGATCTTTTCAGAAGAAGCAACAGCAACTAGATTAACAAAATAGGATACCTAAAATTCCCCCGACTGTCATTTTTGTGTTTAGTGTAGAATATTAGACAGTTCCTTGTTAGTGATGAACTGTTGTAACCATTCATGAGATGCCCAGATACAGGATTTTTCTGGAATTGTTTGAACAGCATTGGAAACTATTTGTCAAGTAAACCAGAAGTAATTCTAAAGACAGCTAGCTACAAAATTGCAACAGTCCTCTCTCCAGGTGCTTGAAGATGAGACAATGATACGTTCCTTTGTTTTTCTAGAAAAGCTATGAGAAGCTATGTAAAACTCTTTATGGAAGAGTTAAGCTTGGACTccatattaattaattaaaacaaaaaaccctattATGAAGCGCATCTacttttctctgaatttttagATATAGATGAATGTGAGGAGTCAGGGCTGTGTGGTCACAATGCAAGATGTGTGAACACTGAAGGAAGCTACATGTGTTACTGCAATGATGGTTATAAATTAGAAACTGGAGAGCGTTCTTTTCATCCAGATGGAAACAGAGTTTCATGCAAAGGTGAGAATCTCTGGATGCTGTTTTTGCTTGCAGATAAAATCACAGGTTGCACCATAGTGTAGTGCCTGTTCTGACCTGTGCTTGTCCAGGGCAGAAACCCTGTTCCTGGACTTTGCTTGCTatatgtttggttttttgtttgtggtggtggtggtttttttggcttttttcacCCCTTGTATTCAGCTTGTTCCAGTGATATCAGGATCCCAGAGTCAACATCAGGTATTCCTACAGGTTCTCAGCAATGCTTCAGATGTGCAGGGTGAGAGAAGCTTGATAATGTTATGAAAGTAATGTAGTTAGTTCCTGAGTAGAAAGGAAGTGTGTTGTAATCCAGTTGTTTATATAACCACACCACGTgaaggggaagagaagagagactAAGTAGCTGATAAGAAAGGTTAGATGAATGAAAAAAGCCTAGGGGagaggaataataaaaatttacCTATTTATTACATCATGTGACTTCTGCATAAATAAATGGTTAAATATATgttgccatttaaaaaaaagacaacccaaccaaaaaccaaGTTTCCAATTTGAAAATCTGTCTTTAGCGTCAGTTTCACAGATGCAAACTGCTAGCAGTGTAAACTGTAGATATCAGAGTATATAATGAACACAGGCATCCCAGGTGGAAGGAGCTGCCTAGATTAtattcagcttttatttcttaattattGCCAGAACCATGAGCAAAGCTCACAGCCTGCAATTGCCCAGTTTTCTGACTGGAGTGCCCTGCTTTGTTTGCCAGAATTGCTGATAACTCTGCTTCTTATCTCACTGACTTGCCTCTCCATATTCTGTGGTGAAGTAGAGTGTCTGTACTAATTATGTTTCTTGGAGAGTTGCACAAGAGAACCCCATCCAAGCAGATGTGCTGGAGGAGTGGAGCTTTTGTATGCAGGCTATTTCAATAAGATGGAGGATTTGAGgtgcagaacatttcttctcaattTATCTGCTGCAAAGTGCTTCAATTTTCCCttgcacaggaaaataaagctgtGCACTGGGGCCTGAAATTTTCCTCTGATGCTGAAGTATCATTCAGCCATTGCTGTAATGAGACCTAGCCCATGCAAAGCACCATCACATTTCAGTGTCTCATCTTTGGTGTTGTGAAGGGCTCCAGCTGTATGTTAGTAAAGACGTAGCTCAGTAACTGCTTCCTTGTGTTCCTCCAACTGTTCCTGTCCTGTGGCCAGGACAATTCTTCAGATCTAATATCCTACTGCTTTGGCTACTCTCAAATTAATCAGATCAGGTGTATTTTGTGATGTGACCATCTAGTTCTGCTAATTTTAATCACAAGTGTTGTGATTTATGTACTGTGAGATCTTCCAACCCAGTCTCTTTGCAGAAATCGGATGTGGTTCCCCTCCTGAAATGAAGCATGGCTACATTGTGGGGAACTACAGCTTGCTACCAGGAAGTGCAGTCCACTATGAGTGTCAAGAGGGGTTTTACAGCAATGAAGGAAAGTCCTCATACTGCACTGCAAATGAAACTTGGGAACCTGCCACTTTAAGCTGTAAAGGTGAAGAGTCTCACATCTTTCTTAAATTCCTTACTAAGGGAGTTCATGCATGGGAGGTGTGTTGTGAAGATAATAGATTGTTTCCAttgaaggaaatgttttttaagatttggttatttgcagaaaaagaagaaaataaaatgacatGTTGTTATTTAGCTTTTTATTTAGTGTAGTAACATTTTTTATGCTGgttgctgcatttttaaagacaCTGCAGTGTCTCCTTCTGCCTGTGAGCTGAGACCTAGAAAACAACTAGGTTTCTTTAGCCTTTAGCAGGAAAGGCTACTGAGTTGGAAGACATCACTGACCTCTCATGAAAACATCAATTTTCCTGACACCTTGTGAAGTTTTGTCTGGAGGTTTGCTGTAGATGCAAAAGAGAGGCATCATAGCGCTCCTTAGTGCTGGGTAGTCTTCATAATTTTAAGAGCATTTGTGCATGAATAAACTCTTCCACATCTCTGAAAAATTAAGTTTCCTATGACTGTCTTAAAAATGTGCACTTGGCTTTGGTGCTCTAATCCTTTATTCTCTGGCAATATTACTGCTTATGAGTGCATGATTCTTTTTGTGCTCTCTTGAATAGTTAGAAAGCCTTTGTATTAGTTAAATGATACTTGAAGTGCTAGCTAACAGAAGATACACTTTGTATAGCAATTCTACAGGGGAGGATTGTCATCCTGGAAATTGTCACTTAGTGAGGACAGTTCTTTCTTCCCCTGAAATGACAACAGTCCTATTGGTGTCcaattctttccctttctctcgtttcattttttctttatttttttctttttttaaaaatggatagAAATGTATCATTTATGGGAAGTGAATCAATTAAAATAAGGGTGCTAAAACAAAGttgctgggaaaagcaaaatattaactATCACTAGAAAttcataagaaagaaaagataaaacaatTATAAAACAATGCAAGTAACTAAAAGTTGTCccatccccctgtccccccaccccccaaataAATGAAGGACAAtgaatttgaaaacaaaaagggagtGCCAAGAGTCTCAAATGGTCCCTAGTGAAAGATTGTGGAATGCAATTCTTGTGAGTTGTTGatatatttgatttttgttaacatttttcagaatttgcttttttgggagatttttaaaatttctactttaaaattaaaattttaagatcAAACAGGTCAGGTCAGACTTTTCAGCACACCTGTTATGgttaattgaaataaaatacatgatACACCACAGAACAGCCAGAAGTCTGAAATCTCAAACTCATTTCCTTCTTGTATTGCAGGctcttttcctggtttttattTAGGACTTCTCTTTCTTGTAAAACCAGcaaggctgattttttttttagtactaGTAAATGTACCTTTAACAAATTCTTCGTATTTTTGCATGTGTGAGTGTGCTACTTGACTTCTTTGTTTAAGTGTTATGTAGACCCTTGCCTTAACAGGAAACTTCTGTATTGAATGTTGTAACCTTTTCTATGGCTTtgcatttttacagtttttgtacaatttttaaagttttgcttTCTAAAGGCACTTTCTGCTCATCGGCCTTCCTTTGAGTGTTCCTCATTGCAAATGGTATAGAACCACCTTATCCAATGTAATCAGGTTTGTAAAAGCAGGAGAGTCTAAAGGTTCAGAAGAAAACCAGGACTTCTCTGTATATTAGCAGCTAGACTGAGGAGGGAGTCACAGATTTAGCATGTTGTTctgagagaaagacagaaaagtgTCCTTTTTTTTGGAAGCAGGTATTTGGAGTAGCTACAGCACTGTCAGTCATAGAGGAGATATTGCAGAGGATCTGAGGAAGTGTTGTATTAGTACAGAAGCAGGTTAGCTGGTAAAGGTGAAAGAAATACATACGTGAGTGCAGCTGTCATTGCTCCTGCTAGCTGGCTAACAGGTctatcttcctcttccttcatcTCCTCAGGTGTGGACTGTGGGGATCCACCTTCTATTTTGAATGCACATACAACATCTGTGAGTGGGACCACATACAGAAGTGAAGTTACTTACGATTGTATTCATGGTTACCTGATGGCAGGCGGCAGCCGCACTGCAATCTGCAATGCCAAAGGACAGTGGGATGGCCCTGATTTGGTGTGCAAAGGTAAATAAAGTCAGATTTGTTTAGCACAGATACCATTTAAGTCACTGCAATAAATATCAATCATCCTCTTTGGGCATTCTGTTTATACAGTCTTCTGGCATAGAAAGTtgtcacaaaacaaaaaccctatATTGAACagggtttcttcttttctgaTCTGTGTTGCTAATGAAGTTCCAATAAATGATTAAAAGTTAACATTCCAAGAACATAATCCCAAATGTGTGTCAAGCATTGGGATTATCATGAGATGAAAATACAGCCTAAATTGCTGACATTTTTCCAGTTCAATATCCATTCTGCTTTTCTGATAGCAGTTGAAGCCACTATCAGGAATCAAACTGCTATTAGTTATTAACATACCTTCAAAATTCCTGTATTTGGACAGCTTGTATTTGAAAATTATGATTCCTCAAACATGCTGTTGCTATTTGTGACGAGTCATGTGTCTTATAGTGCTGTGATTTGGAAGAATGTATTCTAAAATGTTCCCCAATAAGATGAAACACAGAGGTACATTTCTAAAAAACtctcctgttttctttgttaATCTGCGCTCATATTCTTAATTAGGAGATCTTAAAATAATTACACTCTTTAGTCGGTTTTCACATTTGCACACCTTCACTTTTCCATTTGTTGGGTAAGCAATATCTTTTTAGCTTTATCCAGCAGGATTATTAGTTTCATTAGTTATTGCAATCATATGTAGCAGTTTTTTGAATGCTCCATGTGTATCTTATAACCACTCTCTACTTTTAGAATGACCTTTAATATTCTTATTCTGTGTGATGAGTctaagtagaaggtttgcagTGTTGCTCAAGAATGTGTTTCTGCATTTCAGTCTGCTCACAAAATGGCCATGGGCAGGGTATCTGGAACAGCAGGAGTTCACAGCTTGTCACATACTGTCCTTCTATGAGTTAAGCACATGCTTGCATGCACATTAGTTATTCCAGGCTTGTTCTGATTTATAGAAGATAAATTCATACTCATTGGCATATGAAAAGGAAGGTAGTCATCATGTTGGATGTATTGCCCATTGAAACATGTATGTTTAAATTTTGCATAAAAGGTTGTGCAGATCATGATTCTATAAGCTTTGgtttttaattctttgctttcccttttttaaaacagaatttcagaatCACTTAAAATTATTGAATGGTTTTAAAAGAACTTGTTTGCTCCATATAAGTTTTAATGAGGTTAAGATTTTAATTCTTACAGTGTTTCCTTCTTATAACTGAAGTGGTGTAGAAACTTTAATTGGGGTATAATGTTCATTGTGattggaaaagcagattttacaCTAAATAACACTGTTCTATTTTATCTTcactttttattctgtttttttcctgtttttattatGCTGCCCCCAAAACTTGAGCAAATTAATTCAATTATTAGTACATTATCCCAGCTTTCTAATTATCTGCAAAGTGGTTTACATAATCTATAAAAAATTCCCTCAGAATTGCTCATTCATATTGTCTGTAGCAGCATCTTTTTACTTGAATTAAATCTACTGACAAAGGAACATAACCTTCTCAGTGCTGTTCTTTTATGACACTCCTTGGACCATATGTCTTTTTAATATCACTGTTGTTAATGGTAggcaaaataaaggaaaaaatagcatGTGTAATATAAGAGAGTGTTGTGGGAAGATTGActtattcattaaaaatttgCTTAAAGACCCTAGCTCTCCATTTCTAATCAGgacactttattttattttatgggtCATCTGGTAGGATAAATGCCCCACCCTGCTAAAAAGTCTCCAGCTACAAAATTCTGGGTTCTGATGAACTGGCCTGACTTCTAGAAATCTCTAAGAACTGTAAAAAAGTGAAGTGTAACTTCCTGGGACAGTTCATCCCTCATGTTTAACACTTTGATATGTCTtgtctgttttcatttcaaggttttgttttcctgttttcctctgttccAGAAATAGACTGTGGCAAACCTTGGCTGATTCCACACACAACAATGAGCTGGGACAACTCTACCACTCTGTGGAGCAGAGTGTACTATCATTGTAAAGAAGGATATTATTTCAAAGGAGACAGGAATTTTTCAGAATGCACAATAAATCAGTCATGGGAGAATATTACATACATATGTGAAGGTAAGTATTACCATATAAAGCTGCTGCTTGAATTGAAACTTAATTAGTTTGTTCCTGTTCTGAAGTTaggaacaggaggaaaaatgaaGGTAAGAAATCCTCTTCTAATTTATGATGTAGGGAATATGGTGGTACTTTTGGATGGAAAGGTAACAGAAGAGAGTAGCTTCTACTACAGCAGCTTCTACTGGATGTCACATTTCTTTCTATAGCTGTCTTGTTTTCTACCTCAAACAGAAAGACtaatgtgttttttattttttaaaaatgaattttattgcTTCACTGAGAGCCTTCAACTTTAGAAGCCCATGGACTGTCACCAGAAGGGCAGAAGGCATTTAACATTAACAATTTTCTTGTGAATCTAATACTGTAAAGTGCACTCCAGTGAAAGTAGTGGCAAATGAATTCAAAGCCCTTtatctctccctctctctctctccctctctctcattgttttgttttctgttcttttcttgtAATGACCAAAGCAAAATTTTTTCATGATTGCCTTTCCAGCCTAGATCTATTTGTCTGAATTTCAttccagaattattttttattgaagAATGAGTCCTGAGAAGGCAGATGTGTAATAAAGGTGGCGTCATGCTTGTGCTTGAAAACAGGATGTACTGACATTTTATTAACAGCAACAACTAGCAGATGTTTTGGACTATGACCATTGTGCTCTTTAGT
This genomic window from Prinia subflava isolate CZ2003 ecotype Zambia chromosome Z, Cam_Psub_1.2, whole genome shotgun sequence contains:
- the SUSD1 gene encoding sushi domain-containing protein 1 isoform X3 is translated as MSSGGGRPPGPLLLLLLLLALPRCAGRRRAIVNRSIPDVCATCHIHATCQQSGGKSVCICNYGFVGNGRTHCQDKDECQIGASKICGNHTLCHNTHGSFYCVCLDGYRASNNNKTFIPNDGTNCTDIDECEESGLCGHNARCVNTEGSYMCYCNDGYKLETGERSFHPDGNRVSCKEIGCGSPPEMKHGYIVGNYSLLPGSAVHYECQEGFYSNEGKSSYCTANETWEPATLSCKGVDCGDPPSILNAHTTSVSGTTYRSEVTYDCIHGYLMAGGSRTAICNAKGQWDGPDLVCKEIDCGKPWLIPHTTMSWDNSTTLWSRVYYHCKEGYYFKGDRNFSECTINQSWENITYICEEEELFSNLSIFNETCVKWQSKTGRLGVQKMYTFHILGQRLDEKIFSEDVIFNISTSEDNPKVCLDLNSGSNYLVNITTISSTNITVSVTVAIQTKVKEAFNNVLIFNDTCLKWRRNVRGTDVEDRYSFHVQGQRWYQKNFFHEMTFELTTHKQAPEVCLDLQPGTNYSVNISMVALNFSLLVSMTTQITDPPFPEVEFVAVKGSAPLLRLRKAEDQNGPISSCLHSSVHPPTTAVACEAVHISTTVDMMQAGIASSFPATESVSLL